One Aphelocoma coerulescens isolate FSJ_1873_10779 chromosome 4A, UR_Acoe_1.0, whole genome shotgun sequence DNA window includes the following coding sequences:
- the CHMP1B gene encoding charged multivesicular body protein 1b, producing the protein MSNMEKHLFNLKFAAKELNRNSKKCDKEEKAEKAKIKKAIQKGNMEVARIHAENAIRQKNQAINFLRMSARVDAVAARVQTAVTMGKVTKSMAGVVKSMDATLKSMNLEKISALMDKFEHQFETLDVQTQQMEDTMSNTTTLTTPQNQVDMLLQEMADEAGLDLNMELPQGQTGSVGTSVASAEQDELSQRLARLRDQV; encoded by the exons ATGTCCAACATGGAGA AACACCTGTTTAATTTGAAGTTTGCTGCAAAGGAGCTCAACAGAAACTCCAAAAAATGCGACAaagaagaaaaggctgagaaggCTAAAATTAAGAAG gCCATTCAGAAGGGGAACATGGAAGTGGCCCGGATCCACGCGGAGAACGCTATCCGCCAGAAGAACCAGGCCATCAACTTCCTGCGCATGAGCGCCCGCGTGGACGCCGTGGCTGCCAGGGTCCAGACTGCCGTCACCATGGGCAAG GTAACAAAGTCGATGGCAGGGGTGGTGAAGTCTATGGATGCCACATTGAAGAGCATGAACTTGGAAAAG ATATCTGCACTAATGGACAAATTTGAGCATCAGTTTGAGACACTGGATGTTCAGACACAGCAGATGGAAGACACAATGAGCAACACTACAACGTTAACAACACCACAA aaCCAGGTGGACATGCTCCTGCAAGAAATGGCAGATGAAGCAGG CCTTGATCTGAACATGGAACTACCTCAAGGACAGACAGGTTCTGTTGGTACAAGCGTTGCCTCAGCAGAGCAG GATGAGCTGTCACAGAGACTGGCCCGCCTACGTGATCAAGTCTAA